The Actinopolyspora erythraea genome has a segment encoding these proteins:
- a CDS encoding PspC domain-containing protein translates to MNGGTTDGGGQHDRGGDHPGVGGAGPSGTGSGGTARTGDRTGERGTWAEIKGTVRDFWDTRPARPSEGRKIAGVAAALGNRYGVDPVLLRVVFVVGTFYGGAGLLFYLLGWATLPREGHTDRNTPIRLAVLVLITVLFVPAALAAFDMSGMFGLALGLLALYLLHRHFGDHAPARGPHGATTNVAAQPGTRPEGPYPSGEDGPAVSAERAPEDAGTVETSGYGPVRYGARAPGQPTEAATVETAATSGTTAGRPVEERSDGTAESASYVPPAPEPPRYPDEHSGQPPHRPPPTGWEPPVAGTPPEGGAPGGRRRSRYSVTLATLGVTLLAGGFGIAFGLAAVKVWALMLGMIGCGLLVGAFLHRGRWLILFAVPVVLATLLSTVVPERPWRDYTDVLATPEHAAELAPEYSGSVGNVVLDLENTRFPPDEEVETDVTLGMGTVRVYLPPETDARVTCASELGAVDCLGRERSGRDVRTTENDLGSDGPGGGAVRLNLMAKTGSVEVIRGY, encoded by the coding sequence ATGAACGGCGGAACGACCGACGGCGGCGGACAGCACGACCGGGGTGGGGACCACCCGGGCGTCGGGGGCGCGGGTCCGAGCGGTACCGGCTCGGGGGGTACCGCTCGGACCGGTGACCGCACCGGCGAACGGGGAACGTGGGCGGAGATCAAGGGGACCGTCCGCGACTTCTGGGACACGCGTCCGGCGCGCCCCTCGGAGGGGCGCAAGATCGCGGGGGTGGCCGCCGCGCTGGGCAACCGCTACGGAGTGGACCCGGTGCTGCTGCGGGTCGTGTTCGTGGTGGGAACCTTCTACGGCGGCGCGGGGCTGCTGTTCTACCTGCTCGGTTGGGCGACGCTGCCGCGAGAGGGCCACACCGACAGGAACACGCCGATTCGGCTGGCGGTGCTGGTGCTGATAACGGTGTTGTTCGTCCCCGCCGCGCTCGCGGCGTTCGACATGTCCGGGATGTTCGGGCTGGCACTGGGGCTGCTGGCGCTGTACCTGCTGCACCGGCACTTCGGTGACCACGCTCCGGCACGGGGGCCGCACGGCGCGACGACCAACGTCGCCGCACAGCCGGGCACGCGCCCCGAGGGGCCGTACCCGAGCGGGGAGGACGGTCCGGCCGTCTCCGCCGAACGGGCCCCGGAGGACGCGGGGACCGTCGAGACGAGCGGTTACGGGCCGGTGCGCTACGGGGCGCGGGCACCCGGGCAACCCACGGAGGCGGCGACCGTGGAAACCGCCGCGACGTCGGGGACCACGGCGGGGCGGCCCGTGGAAGAGCGGTCCGACGGCACCGCCGAGAGCGCCTCGTACGTGCCACCGGCTCCCGAACCGCCCAGGTACCCCGACGAGCACTCCGGGCAACCGCCCCACCGGCCACCGCCGACCGGCTGGGAACCCCCGGTGGCCGGAACACCGCCCGAGGGCGGGGCTCCCGGCGGGCGCCGCCGATCGCGCTACTCGGTCACGCTGGCGACGCTGGGGGTGACGCTGCTCGCGGGCGGTTTCGGGATCGCCTTCGGGCTGGCCGCGGTGAAGGTCTGGGCCCTGATGCTCGGGATGATCGGCTGCGGGCTGCTGGTGGGAGCCTTCCTGCACCGGGGACGCTGGCTCATCCTCTTCGCGGTTCCGGTGGTGCTGGCGACCCTGCTGTCCACGGTGGTTCCCGAACGCCCCTGGCGGGACTACACCGACGTGCTCGCGACGCCGGAGCACGCGGCGGAACTGGCCCCGGAGTACTCCGGCTCGGTGGGCAACGTCGTCCTGGACCTGGAGAACACGCGGTTCCCTCCGGACGAGGAGGTGGAAACCGACGTCACGCTGGGCATGGGGACCGTGCGGGTCTACCTGCCACCGGAGACCGACGCCCGGGTCACCTGCGCCAGCGAGCTGGGAGCGGTGGACTGCCTCGGCCGCGAACGCTCGGGCCGGGACGTGCGGACCACGGAGAACGACCTCGGCTCCGACGGACCGGGCGGCGGCGCCGTTCGGCTGAACCTGATGGCGAAGACGGGAAGCGTGGAGGTCATCCGTGGCTACTGA
- the guaA gene encoding glutamine-hydrolyzing GMP synthase, whose product MVDFGAQYAQLIARRVREAQVYSEVVPHDTPVEEMLRRDPAAIVLSGGPASVYAEDAPQVDAELFRAGVPVLGICYGFQAMTRALGGTVEHTGTREFGRTELAVCSGGGTLHQELPVNHPVWMSHGDSVSKAPEGFRVIAETDDTPVAAFENPESGLAGVQYHPEVAHSPHGQEVLRRFLHDIAGIRPNWTTTSIVDETVTAVRERIGGARAICGLSGGVDSAVAGALVNRAIGDRLTCVFVDHGLLRSGERTQVERDFVAATGARLVVIDAVQQFTDALAGVTDPEEKRKIIGREFIRTFERAARELKEEAGQAGEQVEYLVQGTLYPDVVESGGGSGTANIKSHHNVGGLPEDLRFDLVEPLRSLFKDEVRRVGLELGLPETIVHRQPFPGPGLAIRIIGEVTPRRLETLRAADAIAREELTASGLDRDIWQCPVVLLADVQSVGVQGDGRTYGHPVVLRPVSSEDAMTADWTRLPYEVLERISTRITNEVADVNRVTVDVTSKPPGTIEWE is encoded by the coding sequence GTGGTCGACTTCGGCGCGCAGTACGCGCAGCTGATCGCCCGTCGTGTGCGCGAGGCGCAGGTCTACTCCGAGGTCGTGCCGCACGACACACCAGTCGAGGAGATGCTGCGCCGGGATCCCGCCGCCATCGTGCTTTCCGGCGGTCCCGCCAGCGTCTACGCCGAGGACGCCCCGCAGGTGGACGCGGAGCTGTTCCGCGCCGGAGTGCCGGTGCTGGGGATCTGCTACGGCTTTCAGGCCATGACCAGGGCACTCGGCGGCACCGTCGAGCACACCGGGACCAGGGAGTTCGGGCGGACCGAACTGGCGGTCTGCTCCGGTGGCGGCACGCTGCACCAGGAGTTGCCCGTGAACCACCCCGTGTGGATGAGTCACGGTGACTCGGTGAGCAAGGCCCCCGAGGGGTTCCGGGTGATCGCCGAGACCGACGACACCCCCGTCGCCGCCTTCGAGAACCCGGAGAGCGGCCTGGCCGGGGTGCAGTACCACCCCGAGGTGGCGCACTCGCCGCACGGCCAGGAGGTGCTGCGTCGCTTCCTGCACGACATCGCCGGTATCCGGCCGAACTGGACCACCACCTCGATCGTGGACGAGACCGTCACGGCCGTCCGCGAGCGGATCGGTGGGGCCCGCGCCATCTGCGGCCTCTCCGGCGGCGTGGACTCGGCCGTGGCGGGCGCTCTGGTCAACAGGGCGATCGGTGACCGGCTCACCTGCGTTTTCGTCGACCACGGGCTGCTGCGCTCCGGGGAGCGCACTCAGGTCGAGCGGGACTTCGTGGCGGCCACCGGGGCGCGCCTGGTCGTGATCGACGCGGTACAGCAGTTCACCGACGCGCTGGCGGGCGTCACCGACCCCGAGGAGAAGCGCAAGATCATCGGCCGCGAGTTCATCCGGACCTTCGAGCGCGCCGCACGGGAACTGAAGGAGGAGGCCGGGCAGGCCGGGGAGCAGGTCGAGTACCTGGTGCAGGGCACGCTCTACCCGGACGTCGTCGAGTCCGGCGGCGGCAGCGGCACGGCCAACATCAAGAGCCACCACAACGTGGGAGGGCTTCCCGAGGACCTGCGGTTCGACCTGGTCGAGCCGTTGCGCTCGCTGTTCAAGGACGAGGTGCGCAGGGTCGGCCTGGAACTGGGGCTGCCCGAGACCATCGTGCACCGCCAGCCGTTCCCCGGGCCGGGACTGGCCATCCGCATCATCGGCGAGGTCACCCCGCGCCGCCTGGAGACGCTGCGGGCGGCCGACGCCATCGCCCGCGAGGAGCTGACGGCATCCGGCCTCGACCGCGACATCTGGCAGTGCCCGGTCGTGCTGCTGGCCGACGTGCAGTCGGTCGGGGTGCAGGGCGACGGGCGTACCTACGGTCACCCGGTGGTGCTGCGTCCGGTGTCCAGCGAGGACGCCATGACGGCGGACTGGACCCGGCTGCCCTACGAGGTGCTGGAGCGGATCTCCACGCGCATCACCAACGAGGTCGCCGACGTCAACCGGGTGACGGTGGACGTGACCTCCAAGCCGCCGGGCACGATCGAGTGGGAGTGA
- a CDS encoding FAD-dependent oxidoreductase: MSDRGHLRGKTSGGDYDVVVIGSGFGGSVAALRLTEKGYRVAVLEAGRRFADEEFPKTSWDLRRFLWAPKLGCYGIQRIHMLQNVLILAGAGVGGGSLVYANTLYRPMKPFFEDSQWAHITDWEDELAPHYDQASRMLGVVTNPSETPSDRVIRRVADRMGVGESCHPTPVGVYFGKPGENASDPYFGGAGPERTGCTECGACMTGCRVGAKNTLMKNYLYLAESKGAEVWPLTTVSGMHKGSDGRWRVRTERTGAVSRGQRGTFTADQVVVAAGTWGTQNLLHRCEQRGELPRLSPRLGELTRTNSEAIIGAQRRSVDPERDFSTGTAITSSFHPDDHTHIEPVRYGRGSNAMGLLQTLPTTGGVDKPRWRQWLRTALTRPLTTLRLLSVRRWSERTVILLVMQSLDNSLRTRLGKGLFGRRKLVSRQGHGAPNPTWIPAGERANELAAEEIDGIAGGTWGELFDIPMTAHFIGGCPIGSDPEHGVIDPYHRAWGYPDLSVVDGSAITANLGVNPSLTITAQAERAFSMWPNKGEPDQRPSQSEEYRRVAPVPPKDPAVPSHAPAALRR, from the coding sequence ATGAGTGATCGGGGACACCTTCGGGGGAAGACTTCAGGCGGCGACTACGACGTGGTCGTGATCGGCTCCGGCTTCGGCGGCAGTGTGGCCGCGCTGCGGCTCACCGAGAAGGGCTACCGGGTGGCGGTCCTGGAAGCGGGCAGGAGATTCGCCGACGAGGAGTTTCCCAAGACGTCCTGGGACCTGCGCCGCTTCCTGTGGGCCCCGAAGCTCGGCTGCTACGGCATCCAACGCATCCACATGCTGCAGAACGTGCTGATCCTCGCCGGGGCCGGGGTAGGCGGGGGGTCCCTGGTCTACGCCAACACGCTCTACCGGCCGATGAAGCCCTTCTTCGAGGACTCCCAGTGGGCCCACATCACGGATTGGGAGGACGAGCTCGCCCCGCACTACGACCAGGCGAGCCGGATGCTCGGCGTGGTCACCAACCCCAGCGAAACTCCCTCCGACCGGGTGATCCGGCGGGTGGCGGACCGCATGGGCGTGGGCGAGAGCTGCCACCCCACCCCGGTCGGGGTGTACTTCGGCAAGCCGGGGGAGAACGCGTCCGACCCCTACTTCGGCGGAGCCGGTCCGGAACGCACCGGCTGCACCGAGTGCGGCGCCTGCATGACCGGCTGCCGGGTCGGTGCCAAGAACACCCTGATGAAGAACTACCTCTACCTGGCCGAGTCGAAAGGGGCGGAGGTGTGGCCGCTGACCACGGTCAGCGGGATGCACAAGGGTTCGGACGGCCGCTGGCGAGTCCGGACCGAACGCACCGGGGCCGTGTCGCGCGGGCAGCGCGGCACCTTCACCGCCGACCAGGTCGTGGTCGCGGCGGGGACGTGGGGCACGCAGAACCTGCTGCACCGCTGCGAGCAGCGCGGTGAGCTGCCCCGGCTCTCCCCCAGGCTGGGCGAACTGACCAGGACCAACTCCGAGGCGATCATCGGTGCGCAGCGGCGCTCGGTCGACCCGGAGCGGGACTTCTCCACCGGAACGGCGATCACCTCCTCGTTCCACCCGGACGACCACACCCACATCGAGCCCGTGCGCTACGGCAGGGGCAGCAACGCCATGGGCCTGCTGCAGACCCTTCCCACCACGGGGGGTGTGGACAAGCCCCGCTGGCGGCAGTGGCTGCGCACGGCGCTGACGCGGCCGCTGACGACGCTGCGGCTGCTCTCGGTGCGGCGCTGGAGCGAGCGCACGGTGATCCTGCTGGTGATGCAGAGCCTGGACAACTCGCTGCGGACCAGGCTGGGCAAGGGGCTGTTCGGCCGCCGCAAGCTCGTCTCGCGGCAGGGGCACGGTGCCCCGAACCCCACCTGGATCCCGGCGGGGGAACGCGCCAACGAACTGGCCGCCGAGGAGATCGACGGCATCGCGGGCGGGACCTGGGGTGAGCTGTTCGACATCCCGATGACCGCGCACTTCATCGGTGGTTGTCCGATCGGCTCGGACCCCGAGCACGGCGTGATCGATCCGTACCACCGCGCGTGGGGCTACCCGGATCTGTCCGTCGTGGATGGTTCGGCCATAACCGCCAACCTCGGGGTGAACCCCTCCCTGACGATCACCGCGCAGGCCGAACGGGCCTTCTCGATGTGGCCGAACAAGGGCGAACCGGACCAGCGCCCCTCCCAGTCGGAGGAGTACCGGCGAGTGGCGCCCGTGCCGCCCAAGGATCCGGCGGTGCCCTCGCACGCACCGGCCGCCCTGCGGCGGTGA
- a CDS encoding GuaB3 family IMP dehydrogenase-related protein translates to MRDLVEIGMGRTAMRGYDLDDVEIVPSRRTRSSKDVSLAWQIDAYRLDIPLVTHPTDAVVSPATAIRIGELGGLGVLNAEGLWARHENVEGELAQVVRTAEEGDGPDAAIAMLQQLHAAPVRTDLLTEAVRQVKDSGVTVAARVSPQHAEELTPTLLAAGVEVLMVQGTIVSAEHVSRDGEPLNLKRFIGELDVPVIAGGVGDYRTAMHLMRTGAAGVIVGFGQSRSATTTQTLGIGVPMATAVADAAAARRDYLDETGGRYVHVIADGGLFYSGDIAKAIACGADAVMLGEALTETSEAPGQGYYWTAAAAHPNLPRSEVVGFNSAGVDLETLLFGPSSDPYGTLNLFGALRRSMAKTGYSELKEFQKVGLMLCR, encoded by the coding sequence GTGCGGGATCTTGTGGAAATCGGGATGGGCCGGACGGCCATGCGCGGCTACGACCTGGACGACGTCGAGATCGTCCCGTCGCGCCGTACGCGCTCCTCCAAGGACGTCTCACTCGCCTGGCAGATCGACGCCTACCGACTCGACATTCCGCTGGTGACGCACCCCACCGACGCGGTGGTGTCACCGGCCACGGCGATCCGGATCGGTGAGCTCGGCGGGCTGGGGGTGCTCAACGCCGAGGGGCTCTGGGCCCGGCACGAGAACGTGGAGGGAGAGCTAGCCCAGGTGGTGCGCACCGCCGAGGAGGGCGACGGGCCGGACGCCGCGATCGCGATGCTGCAGCAGCTGCACGCCGCGCCCGTCCGCACCGACCTGCTGACCGAGGCGGTCAGGCAGGTCAAGGACTCCGGTGTCACGGTGGCCGCGCGCGTGAGCCCGCAGCACGCGGAGGAACTGACCCCCACGCTGCTGGCCGCGGGTGTCGAGGTGCTGATGGTGCAGGGCACCATCGTCTCCGCCGAGCACGTCTCCCGCGACGGTGAGCCGCTGAACCTCAAGCGGTTCATCGGTGAGCTCGACGTTCCGGTGATCGCGGGCGGTGTCGGCGACTACCGCACCGCGATGCACCTGATGCGCACCGGTGCGGCCGGGGTGATCGTCGGTTTCGGGCAGTCCCGCTCCGCGACCACCACCCAGACGCTGGGGATCGGGGTGCCGATGGCCACGGCGGTGGCCGACGCCGCGGCCGCGCGACGGGACTACCTGGACGAGACCGGTGGGCGCTACGTGCACGTCATCGCCGACGGCGGGCTGTTCTACTCCGGTGACATCGCCAAGGCGATCGCCTGCGGTGCCGACGCGGTGATGCTGGGTGAGGCGCTCACCGAGACCTCGGAGGCACCGGGGCAGGGGTACTACTGGACGGCGGCGGCGGCGCATCCCAATCTGCCGCGCAGCGAGGTCGTCGGCTTCAACAGCGCCGGGGTGGACCTGGAGACGCTGCTGTTCGGGCCGAGCAGCGATCCCTACGGGACGTTGAACCTGTTCGGTGCGTTGCGCCGTTCGATGGCCAAGACCGGCTACTCCGAGCTGAAGGAGTTCCAGAAGGTCGGCCTGATGCTTTGTCGTTGA
- the guaB gene encoding IMP dehydrogenase, whose protein sequence is MTSELTAPGFPTKFATLGLTFDDVLLLPGESDIVPSAVDTSTRFSRNIQLRAPLSSAAMDTVTEARMAIAMARLGGVGILQRNLPADEQAAQVEVVKRSEAGMVTDPVTCSPEDSLSDVDALCARYRISGVPVTDPDGTLVGIITNRDMRFETDHTKRVREIMTAAPLITAQVGVTADAALGLLRRNKVEKLPIVDNAGKLRGLITVKDFVKTEQYPDATKDADGRLLCGAAVGVGADSHERAMALVDAGVDVLVVDTAHGHSKAVAETVATLKSELGDSVDVVGGNVATKAGAQSLVDAGADGVKVGVGPGSICTTRVVAGVGVPQITAIYEADQACRPAGVPLVADGGIQYSGDIAKAIASGASSVMLGSLFAGTAEAPGELVLVNGKQFKVYRGMGSLGAMSSRENGKSYSKDRYFQDDVLSEDKLVPEGIEGRVPYRGPLGQVVHQLIGGLRSGMGFTGSGTVPELQQAHLVRVTAAGLKESHPHDITMTAEAPNYTTR, encoded by the coding sequence ATGACCAGCGAGCTGACCGCCCCGGGGTTCCCGACCAAGTTCGCGACGCTCGGGCTGACCTTCGACGACGTGCTGTTGCTGCCCGGCGAGTCCGACATCGTTCCCAGCGCAGTGGACACCAGCACCCGGTTCTCCCGCAACATCCAGCTGCGCGCGCCGCTGAGCTCGGCGGCCATGGACACCGTCACCGAGGCCAGGATGGCCATCGCCATGGCCCGGCTCGGCGGCGTGGGAATCCTGCAGCGCAACCTCCCGGCCGATGAGCAGGCCGCCCAGGTCGAGGTGGTCAAGCGCTCCGAGGCGGGGATGGTCACCGATCCGGTGACCTGCTCGCCCGAGGACTCGTTGTCGGACGTGGACGCGCTGTGCGCCCGCTACCGCATCTCCGGAGTGCCGGTGACCGACCCGGACGGCACGCTGGTGGGCATCATCACCAACCGCGACATGCGGTTCGAGACCGACCACACCAAGCGGGTGCGCGAGATCATGACCGCCGCCCCGCTGATCACGGCGCAGGTCGGGGTCACCGCCGACGCCGCGCTCGGTCTGCTGCGCAGGAACAAGGTCGAAAAGCTCCCGATCGTGGACAACGCGGGCAAGCTGCGCGGGCTGATCACGGTCAAGGACTTCGTCAAGACCGAGCAGTACCCGGACGCCACCAAGGACGCCGACGGCAGGCTGCTGTGCGGCGCCGCGGTCGGTGTCGGTGCCGACTCGCACGAGCGCGCCATGGCCCTGGTGGACGCCGGGGTGGACGTGCTGGTGGTCGACACCGCGCACGGTCACTCCAAGGCCGTCGCCGAGACCGTGGCCACGCTCAAGAGCGAGCTGGGCGACTCCGTCGACGTGGTCGGTGGCAACGTGGCGACCAAGGCCGGCGCGCAGTCCCTCGTCGACGCCGGTGCCGACGGGGTCAAGGTGGGGGTCGGACCGGGGTCCATCTGCACTACCCGGGTGGTCGCGGGAGTGGGCGTGCCGCAGATCACCGCGATCTACGAGGCGGACCAGGCCTGCCGGCCGGCCGGGGTTCCGCTGGTGGCCGACGGCGGTATCCAGTACTCCGGTGACATCGCCAAGGCGATCGCCAGTGGTGCCAGCAGCGTGATGCTCGGCAGCCTGTTCGCGGGCACGGCGGAGGCTCCCGGAGAGCTCGTGCTGGTCAACGGCAAGCAGTTCAAGGTCTACCGGGGTATGGGATCGCTGGGGGCGATGTCCTCGCGCGAGAACGGCAAGTCCTACTCCAAGGACCGCTACTTCCAGGACGACGTGCTCTCCGAGGACAAGCTGGTGCCGGAGGGCATCGAGGGGCGGGTGCCCTACCGCGGCCCGCTCGGGCAGGTGGTGCACCAGCTCATCGGAGGGCTGCGCTCGGGCATGGGCTTCACCGGCTCCGGGACCGTCCCGGAACTCCAGCAGGCCCATCTGGTGCGTGTGACGGCCGCCGGGCTGAAGGAGAGCCACCCGCACGACATCACCATGACCGCCGAGGCGCCCAACTACACCACGCGGTAG
- a CDS encoding DUF5319 domain-containing protein — protein MRVVPHDPLPPDPFAGDPEDPSMALGDQEFEQDQQLGDEERAELLSDLADLAVYQALLEPRGIRGIVVDCADCGEPHYHDWELLRSSLEQLLNDGRMRPHEPAYEPNPGHYVSWEYCRGFADGVIETEDQRSR, from the coding sequence GTGCGGGTCGTGCCGCATGACCCATTGCCACCAGACCCGTTCGCGGGCGATCCGGAAGACCCGAGCATGGCCCTCGGCGACCAGGAGTTCGAGCAGGACCAACAGCTCGGTGACGAGGAGCGCGCCGAACTGCTGTCCGACCTGGCCGACCTGGCCGTGTACCAGGCGCTGCTGGAGCCGCGCGGTATCCGCGGGATCGTCGTGGACTGCGCGGACTGCGGCGAACCGCACTACCACGACTGGGAGCTGTTGCGGTCCAGCCTGGAGCAGCTGCTCAACGACGGACGGATGCGCCCGCACGAACCAGCGTACGAACCGAACCCCGGCCACTACGTGAGCTGGGAGTACTGCCGGGGGTTCGCCGACGGTGTGATCGAGACCGAGGACCAGCGCAGCCGCTGA
- a CDS encoding anti-sigma-D factor RsdA, translating into MAERRGSGADDGRDSVEPGQQDDRFDVEEGEAGAGVLGDDAVTNEGNSPEGPTPVEHDSESANEPERSTETEPAAADVVEFPHRWSTANFGTDGGELPCSEEPLLPDAEATPADGIGEPDSSEEELAESVDLAQLRADDELLDMLGSAGDHSGSTGAGTDVEELLLAWRRDVDATPIGELVDVERAAAAVEAGKPKRRRPGLRHLVPVASAAAVLMIAFTGVGLAARDAAPGDALWGVTQVLYSDRASSAAAASKAQSQLETASQAWQEGREKAAETALHRAEEQLRTVDPGERRSDLRAAHASLSAKFERPPEPPGSSSSESGTSSDPGSSAQETPGTSADDPPSSSEGTTTPTSPSEPSPTSDGGRPPSSTGTTPSETDSPSTTRESDSGSGTDDTPSSRSD; encoded by the coding sequence TTGGCGGAACGAAGAGGCTCCGGAGCCGACGACGGGCGTGACTCCGTCGAGCCTGGCCAGCAGGACGACCGGTTCGACGTCGAAGAAGGCGAGGCAGGGGCCGGTGTACTCGGTGACGATGCCGTGACGAACGAGGGGAACAGCCCGGAGGGGCCGACACCGGTGGAGCACGACTCCGAGTCCGCGAACGAACCTGAGCGCTCGACGGAGACCGAGCCCGCGGCGGCCGACGTGGTCGAGTTCCCGCACCGGTGGTCCACCGCGAACTTCGGCACGGACGGCGGGGAGCTCCCGTGCTCCGAGGAGCCCCTGCTCCCGGACGCGGAGGCTACGCCGGCCGACGGGATCGGCGAACCGGACTCCTCGGAGGAGGAGCTGGCGGAGTCGGTCGATCTGGCCCAGCTGCGGGCCGACGACGAGCTGTTGGACATGCTCGGCAGTGCGGGCGACCACAGCGGTTCTACCGGTGCGGGAACGGACGTCGAGGAGCTGTTGCTCGCCTGGCGCCGGGACGTCGACGCGACACCGATAGGCGAGCTCGTCGACGTGGAGCGCGCCGCCGCCGCCGTGGAGGCCGGCAAGCCCAAGCGGCGCCGCCCCGGACTGCGCCACCTGGTGCCCGTGGCCAGCGCCGCGGCCGTGTTGATGATCGCTTTCACCGGCGTCGGGCTCGCCGCCCGCGACGCCGCACCTGGCGATGCGCTGTGGGGCGTCACCCAGGTGCTCTACAGTGATCGCGCGTCTTCGGCCGCCGCGGCCTCCAAGGCGCAGAGTCAGCTGGAGACGGCCAGCCAGGCCTGGCAGGAAGGCAGGGAGAAGGCCGCCGAGACCGCCCTGCACCGGGCGGAGGAACAGCTCCGCACCGTCGATCCGGGGGAGCGGCGTTCCGACCTGCGGGCCGCGCACGCTTCGCTGAGCGCGAAGTTCGAGCGCCCACCGGAACCACCCGGCAGTTCCTCCTCCGAGTCGGGGACCTCCTCCGATCCGGGAAGTTCGGCCCAGGAGACCCCCGGGACGTCGGCGGACGATCCGCCGTCCTCCTCGGAAGGCACGACCACTCCGACGAGTCCGAGCGAACCGAGTCCCACCTCGGACGGCGGACGACCGCCGTCGTCCACCGGGACCACTCCGAGCGAGACCGACTCGCCGAGCACCACCCGGGAGTCGGACTCGGGCTCGGGAACCGACGACACGCCCAGTTCCCGGTCCGACTGA
- a CDS encoding sigma-70 family RNA polymerase sigma factor, translating to MSNVGDGLDALVSASIDGDRQSIERLLAEIRPLVVRYCRARVGRNERTFASADDVAQEVCLAVLTALPTYRDQGRPFLAFVYGIAAHKVADAHRASARNRSEPVADPPETPEDQAGPEQRAIQGELSGRMAQLLRVLPAKQREILLLRVVVGLSAEETAEAVGSTPGAVRVAQHRALARLRKTLSAEEVV from the coding sequence ATGAGCAACGTGGGGGACGGGCTGGACGCTCTTGTCAGCGCCTCCATCGACGGCGATCGCCAGTCGATCGAGCGCTTACTGGCGGAAATCCGTCCTTTGGTGGTGCGGTACTGCCGCGCCAGGGTTGGTCGAAACGAACGCACGTTCGCTTCGGCGGACGATGTCGCCCAGGAGGTGTGCCTCGCCGTGTTGACGGCGTTGCCGACCTACCGGGACCAAGGACGGCCGTTCCTGGCGTTCGTGTACGGCATCGCCGCGCACAAGGTGGCCGATGCGCACCGTGCATCGGCTCGCAACCGGTCCGAACCGGTCGCGGATCCTCCGGAGACCCCGGAGGACCAGGCCGGACCGGAGCAGCGAGCGATACAGGGTGAGCTTTCGGGCAGGATGGCACAGCTGTTGCGCGTTCTGCCCGCCAAGCAGCGGGAGATCCTGCTGCTTCGGGTGGTCGTCGGGTTGTCCGCGGAGGAAACCGCCGAAGCGGTCGGTTCGACGCCGGGAGCGGTGCGTGTGGCACAACACCGTGCGCTCGCCCGGCTGCGAAAGACGCTGTCCGCGGAGGAGGTGGTCTGA
- a CDS encoding response regulator transcription factor, whose product MTTVLICDDRRSVREGLTRVMSAVPGVSRIDCVAHGDELLSRFARQAVDVVLVGTQRAVPNGVEATRRLVSAHPQANVIVFGAPDDAGSIAAAIAGGARGYLRWDASRPELVAALAHTLASTSVPAPRQPSDPGVQLTDRELQVLRGMAQGKSNGQIGRELYLSEDTVKTHARRLFRKLGVRDRAQAVAHGFRRGLVA is encoded by the coding sequence GTGACGACGGTCTTGATTTGTGATGACCGGCGGAGCGTCCGGGAGGGGCTCACCCGTGTGATGTCGGCTGTACCGGGAGTGAGCCGGATCGACTGTGTGGCACACGGTGACGAGCTGCTCTCCCGATTCGCCCGGCAGGCGGTCGACGTCGTTCTGGTGGGTACCCAGCGCGCGGTGCCCAACGGAGTGGAAGCCACCCGTAGGCTCGTTTCCGCCCACCCCCAGGCCAACGTGATCGTCTTCGGGGCTCCGGACGACGCCGGAAGCATCGCGGCCGCGATCGCGGGAGGAGCGCGCGGATATCTGCGCTGGGACGCCTCCAGGCCCGAACTCGTGGCCGCGCTGGCCCACACCCTGGCGAGTACCTCGGTTCCAGCTCCCCGGCAGCCCTCCGACCCTGGAGTGCAGCTCACCGACCGCGAGCTTCAGGTGCTGCGAGGCATGGCGCAGGGCAAGAGCAACGGCCAGATCGGCCGCGAGCTGTATCTGTCAGAGGACACGGTCAAGACCCATGCGCGGAGGTTGTTCCGCAAGCTCGGTGTCCGTGACCGGGCCCAGGCGGTCGCCCACGGCTTTCGTCGTGGTCTCGTGGCCTGA